From a region of the Osmia lignaria lignaria isolate PbOS001 chromosome 10, iyOsmLign1, whole genome shotgun sequence genome:
- the LOC117611894 gene encoding uncharacterized protein LOC117611894 has translation MIVGDVNYFSPSARESSDIYPFTSTLANERRVASSDITVKNERKDNEKLAMNVKIKMDRDTRLTSTLSSRSIRNPALEFWLTKLITFDRIMGQYVTGYIFKR, from the exons ATGATCGTTGGCGACGTCAATTATTTTAGCCCGTCTGCCCGTGAATCGAGCGACATTTATCCATTCACGAGTACTCTTGCCAacgaacgtcgcgtcgcgtcgagcgACATTACCGTGAAAAATGAACGAAAAGATAACGAGAAGTTGGCGATGAATGTCAA GATTAAGATGGACCGTGATACTCGGTTAACCTCTACCTTATCCTCTC GATCTATTAGAAATCCAGCTCTTGAATTTTGGCTTACAAAACTTATTACATTTGATCGTATCATGGGACAATACGTTACAGGATACATTTTCAAACGTTAG